Proteins found in one Labrenzia sp. VG12 genomic segment:
- the rpsU gene encoding 30S ribosomal protein S21: MQVLVRDNNVDQALKALKKKMQREGIFREMKLRGHFEKPSEKKAREKAEAIRRARKLARKRAQREGLLPGKSARR, encoded by the coding sequence GTGCAGGTTCTGGTTCGCGACAACAATGTCGATCAAGCGCTGAAGGCGCTGAAGAAAAAGATGCAGCGCGAAGGCATCTTCCGTGAAATGAAACTTCGCGGTCACTTTGAAAAACCGTCTGAAAAGAAGGCGCGTGAAAAGGCTGAAGCCATTCGCCGCGCGCGCAAGCTGGCTCGCAAGCGGGCACAGCGCGAAGGCCTTCTGCCGGGCAAATCCGCTCGCCGTTAA
- a CDS encoding MATE family efflux transporter: MAQNASRVPDSEQNTSLWRSDILPTLSLGLPLAGAQLAQMAINTTDVLMIGRLGAEELAASVLAFNFYMLLWFFGMGVLQAVIPLAARARGQRKPRDLRRAVRMGFWISVLFCLPVWVVLFFVEPILIELGQEPELAELARIYMRYLQWTMLPALLIMAIRGFLTVMEKTQVVLWATIAGAVVNAILDYLLIFGHFGFPRLELVGAGVASVFSATTTCLFLFAYTLLHPRLRRYNILGRIWRSDWPVFFQIVRMGTPIAFTIIAEGSLFAASAIMIGWLGTLPLAGHGIALQIASITFMVPVGLSVAAMTRVSLAAGRGDHAGVGRAGWTSLAVTVLFMGCFAILFWTFPETLVGFYLDLDDPEAQDVLAYGVSFLLVAAIFQLADGGQIIGVSNLRGLGDTTIPLFYALFGYWVVGISLSLGLGFLAGWGGVGVWVGLAGGLASVAVLANLRFSRREKLGLVRG, from the coding sequence ATGGCGCAGAACGCGTCAAGGGTGCCCGATTCGGAGCAGAACACTTCGCTTTGGCGCAGTGATATTCTGCCCACTCTCTCGCTTGGCCTGCCGCTTGCCGGAGCGCAGTTGGCGCAGATGGCAATCAACACGACCGACGTTCTGATGATCGGTCGGTTGGGTGCAGAGGAATTGGCTGCTAGCGTGCTGGCATTCAATTTCTACATGCTGTTGTGGTTTTTCGGCATGGGCGTGCTGCAGGCGGTGATCCCGCTGGCAGCTCGGGCGCGCGGTCAGCGCAAGCCGCGTGACTTGCGCCGCGCCGTGCGCATGGGCTTCTGGATCTCCGTGCTGTTTTGTCTTCCTGTCTGGGTCGTTCTTTTCTTTGTAGAGCCGATCCTGATCGAGCTTGGCCAGGAACCGGAACTGGCCGAACTGGCCAGGATCTACATGCGCTACCTGCAGTGGACGATGTTGCCGGCGCTCCTGATCATGGCCATTCGCGGTTTTCTCACCGTCATGGAAAAAACGCAGGTCGTGCTCTGGGCGACGATCGCAGGCGCCGTGGTCAACGCGATCCTGGACTACCTCCTGATATTCGGGCATTTCGGCTTTCCCAGGCTGGAACTGGTTGGCGCGGGCGTTGCCTCCGTTTTCAGCGCGACAACGACCTGCCTGTTCCTGTTCGCCTATACGCTGCTGCATCCAAGACTGCGCCGGTACAATATTCTGGGCCGCATCTGGCGCTCCGACTGGCCGGTCTTTTTCCAGATCGTCCGGATGGGGACACCAATTGCGTTTACGATCATTGCCGAGGGCTCTCTGTTTGCCGCCTCTGCCATCATGATCGGCTGGCTTGGAACGCTGCCGCTCGCCGGGCACGGTATCGCGCTGCAAATCGCTTCGATCACATTCATGGTTCCGGTTGGTCTCTCGGTCGCCGCCATGACGCGCGTCAGTCTTGCGGCCGGTCGGGGAGATCATGCCGGCGTCGGCCGCGCCGGTTGGACCTCGCTGGCCGTGACGGTGTTGTTCATGGGCTGTTTTGCAATCCTGTTCTGGACGTTTCCGGAAACCCTGGTCGGTTTTTATCTCGACCTGGACGACCCGGAGGCGCAGGACGTCCTGGCCTATGGCGTGTCGTTCCTGCTGGTGGCCGCGATTTTCCAGCTGGCAGATGGTGGCCAGATCATTGGTGTGAGCAACCTGCGCGGACTGGGCGATACCACCATCCCGCTCTTCTACGCCTTGTTCGGCTACTGGGTGGTCGGCATCAGCCTGTCGCTCGGTCTGGGCTTTCTGGCCGGCTGGGGCGGTGTTGGCGTCTGGGTGGGGCTGGCCGGCGGGCTGGCATCGGTCGCGGTTCTTGCCAACCTTCGTTTTTCGCGCAGGGAAAAGCTCGGTCTTGTGCGAGGCTGA
- a CDS encoding pseudouridine synthase, translating into MSQPVPVQFVYDPPMEPYLTVLHADDDLLVIDKPSGLLSVPGKAPEHADCTERRARETYPEARIVHRLDMDTSGVMVLAMNAAAHRHLGLQFERRKTSKTYLAEIWGQPDAEEGEIDLPLICDWPNRPKQMVSHEFGKPALTRWQVISRRERTARVRLFPHTGRSHQLRVHMLALGHPIIGDRFYADGEALAACERLALHAESLELHHPTGGDRILFQAACPF; encoded by the coding sequence ATGTCACAGCCAGTGCCCGTGCAATTTGTCTATGATCCTCCGATGGAGCCGTATCTCACGGTTCTGCACGCGGATGACGATCTGCTGGTAATCGACAAGCCGAGCGGGCTCTTGAGCGTTCCGGGCAAGGCGCCGGAGCATGCCGATTGCACCGAGCGGCGGGCCCGGGAGACCTATCCGGAGGCGCGCATCGTCCACCGGCTGGACATGGATACCTCCGGTGTGATGGTCCTGGCGATGAATGCCGCGGCGCACCGGCATCTCGGCTTGCAGTTTGAACGGCGCAAGACGTCCAAAACCTATCTGGCCGAGATCTGGGGGCAGCCGGACGCGGAGGAGGGGGAAATCGACCTTCCGCTTATTTGCGACTGGCCGAATCGACCCAAACAGATGGTGAGCCACGAGTTCGGAAAACCGGCCCTGACCCGCTGGCAGGTGATCTCACGCAGGGAACGGACGGCACGTGTGCGGCTGTTTCCGCATACCGGCCGGTCACATCAGCTCAGGGTGCACATGCTGGCGCTGGGGCATCCGATCATCGGCGACCGGTTCTACGCGGACGGGGAGGCGCTTGCGGCCTGCGAGCGCCTGGCATTGCATGCGGAAAGTCTGGAGCTGCATCATCCGACCGGTGGCGACCGGATCCTCTTTCAGGCCGCTTGCCCGTTTTGA
- a CDS encoding tetratricopeptide repeat protein, giving the protein MNGMFIHLTIRDHMCRMRKFLPHAALLSLATLLAACNTSGVYNDVPVNTSAGSATNIASLSAVIEANPSDATAYSTRGIAYGQAGKLDNAVEDFNRALQLNPQSYQTYANRALVYRRMGRTQEAVSDYTRAINIKPDYDVAYVGRGNIYRQQGNYSAALADFNSVIARDSSDARAFYNRGLIYQAQNQNQQAIEDFATAIGLNPKASAPYIARGISYLAVNDPNAAFSDLSMAVNLDRESSVAWANRGLALEQLGKTTDARRNFTRAMTLDNSNQVARDGLSRLNRG; this is encoded by the coding sequence ATGAACGGCATGTTTATTCACTTGACGATAAGAGATCACATGTGCCGCATGCGCAAGTTCCTGCCTCACGCCGCATTGCTCAGCCTGGCAACCCTTCTGGCGGCCTGCAACACGTCAGGTGTCTATAACGACGTTCCGGTCAATACCTCTGCCGGCTCGGCGACCAACATTGCCTCCTTGAGCGCGGTGATCGAGGCCAATCCGTCCGATGCGACTGCCTACAGCACCCGCGGCATTGCCTATGGCCAGGCCGGGAAGCTGGACAATGCCGTTGAAGACTTCAACCGCGCCCTGCAGCTGAACCCGCAGTCCTACCAGACCTACGCCAACCGGGCCCTGGTCTACCGCCGCATGGGACGGACCCAGGAGGCGGTGTCGGATTATACCCGCGCCATCAACATCAAGCCGGACTATGACGTGGCCTATGTCGGCCGCGGCAACATCTACCGGCAGCAGGGTAATTACAGCGCCGCGCTGGCCGATTTCAATTCCGTCATCGCCCGCGACAGTTCAGATGCCCGTGCCTTCTACAATCGCGGCCTGATCTATCAGGCACAGAACCAGAACCAGCAGGCTATCGAGGATTTCGCCACCGCGATCGGTCTCAATCCGAAAGCCAGCGCGCCCTATATTGCCCGCGGCATTTCCTATCTCGCCGTAAACGACCCGAATGCCGCGTTCTCCGATCTTTCGATGGCCGTCAATCTGGACCGGGAGTCGTCTGTTGCCTGGGCCAACCGGGGCCTGGCGCTGGAACAGCTCGGCAAGACCACCGACGCGCGCCGCAACTTCACCCGCGCCATGACACTGGACAATTCCAACCAGGTCGCCCGCGACGGTCTCAGCCGCCTCAACCGCGGCTGA